Proteins from a single region of Campylobacter sputorum:
- a CDS encoding biotin synthase: MKDIFLCSISNVSSGNCSEDCGYCMQSAHNDLDIKTYKFKDKDEVLKEAKFLKSYGALGFCLVTSGRGLDSNKCEYIASLASIISKEIPSLHIIACCGRADRQSLSYLKQNGVASYNHNLETAKSHFSKICTTHTWEERYETNENVASVGLGICSGGIFGLGESKEQRHEFLKQVASIKPHTVPINFFINAKGLKINQPTMSREEALECVKLAKQYLPNARLMIAGGRETVFGDNQKELFECGINAVVLGDYLIAKGNTPATEVEKIRSYGYDIAKTCH; this comes from the coding sequence ATGAAAGATATATTTTTATGTTCAATTTCTAATGTAAGTAGTGGAAATTGTAGCGAGGATTGTGGATATTGTATGCAAAGTGCTCACAATGATTTGGATATAAAAACATATAAATTTAAAGATAAAGATGAGGTTTTAAAAGAAGCAAAATTTCTTAAATCATATGGTGCTCTTGGATTTTGTTTAGTTACCTCAGGAAGAGGACTTGATAGCAATAAATGCGAATACATAGCCTCTCTTGCTAGTATTATAAGTAAAGAAATCCCATCTTTGCATATCATAGCTTGCTGTGGAAGAGCTGACAGGCAATCTCTTTCTTATCTTAAGCAAAATGGCGTGGCAAGTTATAATCATAATCTTGAGACCGCAAAAAGTCATTTTAGTAAAATTTGCACAACACACACTTGGGAAGAGAGATATGAGACAAATGAAAATGTAGCTAGCGTAGGTCTTGGAATTTGTAGCGGCGGTATTTTTGGGCTGGGTGAGAGTAAAGAACAAAGACATGAGTTTTTAAAACAAGTCGCAAGTATTAAGCCTCACACTGTGCCTATAAATTTTTTTATAAATGCAAAAGGTCTTAAGATTAATCAGCCAACAATGAGTAGAGAGGAGGCTTTAGAGTGTGTAAAGCTTGCTAAACAATATCTTCCAAATGCTCGTTTAATGATAGCAGGAGGCAGAGAAACTGTATTTGGCGATAATCAAAAAGAACTTTTTGAGTGTGGTATAAATGCAGTTGTATTGGGAGATTATCTCATAGCAAAAGGAAATACGCCTGCAACTGAGGTTGAAAAAATTAGAAGTTATGGATATGATATAGCAAAAACATGTCATTAA
- a CDS encoding C69 family dipeptidase — protein MKTKFFLVSSVLVALLSSSAIACTTILVGEKASKDGSLLVARSADSKAIKAQVFLIHPKKVGQTGVHSSKAHDGANDFKYPLPENSMRYTTIANSHTKLHGAVGYNEAGVGISGTETIYAKDELLKIDPYNEETGITEDDIPDVLLPRMKSAKEGVLLLGDIVEKIGAGEGFGVIFIDENETWYFETGTGHHWIANKLPKDKYFASGNQGRLQIYKPNNSNFLASKGLVEFAIKNGTYNPKKDGEFNFTKAYTRDDDRDLTYNYPRVWWIQKMFNPSLNQDITKGANFPVFLEPDKKLSVQDLKDAMRSHYDGTKYDPYVNQNTQDDIYRTISVFRTYESHIMQVRPWLPMEIGRVTYVALGMADLSVYLPYYYGLDGFIDGYDKGSYEADNESIYWVYRKLQTLVMMDYNKYAPIVKDAYKNFEASLEARQAKMEKEYVEIYKKDKAKANELLNSFSKQVMMDAKLLTIDLTNKIFTMLTNDTDIKWKQLNKNKKD, from the coding sequence ATGAAAACTAAATTTTTTCTTGTTAGTTCGGTTTTAGTTGCTTTATTAAGTTCATCAGCAATAGCTTGCACCACAATTTTAGTTGGTGAAAAAGCCTCAAAAGATGGTTCACTTCTGGTAGCAAGAAGTGCTGATAGCAAAGCCATAAAAGCACAAGTATTTTTAATACATCCAAAAAAAGTTGGGCAAACAGGAGTTCATAGTTCAAAAGCCCATGATGGTGCTAATGATTTTAAATATCCACTTCCAGAAAATTCCATGCGTTATACAACTATAGCGAATTCTCACACAAAACTTCATGGTGCAGTTGGATATAATGAAGCAGGAGTTGGCATAAGTGGAACTGAAACCATTTACGCAAAAGATGAACTACTAAAAATAGATCCATATAACGAAGAAACAGGTATCACAGAAGATGATATACCTGATGTTTTACTTCCTAGAATGAAAAGTGCAAAAGAAGGTGTTTTGCTTCTTGGGGATATAGTTGAAAAAATAGGTGCTGGAGAGGGATTTGGAGTTATTTTTATAGATGAAAACGAAACTTGGTATTTTGAAACAGGAACAGGCCATCACTGGATAGCAAACAAACTTCCAAAAGATAAATATTTTGCCTCAGGAAATCAAGGTAGATTACAGATTTACAAACCAAATAATTCAAATTTTCTAGCCTCAAAAGGCTTGGTTGAATTTGCTATCAAAAACGGCACATATAATCCTAAAAAAGATGGCGAATTTAACTTTACAAAAGCTTATACAAGAGATGACGATAGAGATTTAACATATAATTATCCAAGAGTTTGGTGGATTCAAAAGATGTTTAATCCATCTTTAAATCAAGATATAACAAAAGGTGCAAATTTCCCTGTATTTTTAGAGCCTGATAAAAAGCTAAGTGTGCAGGATTTAAAAGATGCCATGCGTTCACATTACGATGGCACAAAATACGATCCTTATGTAAATCAAAATACACAAGATGACATTTATAGAACTATAAGTGTATTTAGAACATACGAATCGCATATTATGCAAGTTAGGCCTTGGCTTCCTATGGAAATCGGCAGAGTTACTTATGTAGCACTTGGCATGGCTGATTTGAGCGTTTATTTGCCATATTATTATGGATTAGATGGATTTATAGACGGATACGATAAAGGTTCATATGAAGCAGACAATGAATCTATTTACTGGGTGTATAGAAAACTTCAAACTTTAGTTATGATGGATTACAACAAATACGCACCAATAGTAAAAGATGCTTATAAAAACTTTGAAGCTTCACTAGAAGCAAGACAAGCTAAAATGGAAAAAGAATATGTTGAAATTTATAAAAAAGATAAAGCAAAAGCAAATGAGCTTTTAAACAGCTTTAGCAAACAAGTTATGATGGATGCAAAACTTTTGACAATTGATCTTACGAACAAAATTTTTACTATGCTTACCAATGATACAGATATTAAGTGGAAACAACTAAATAAAAATAAAAAAGATTAA
- a CDS encoding AMP-binding protein produces MKTIFYLLCKFLYNIKIYGKFETKKPTIIISNHQSLLDGALLWAILPNKPLFLINTTMANKKIVKFFIHFCDYITIDQLNPMSLKSVIQTINTTSRPIVIFPEGRVTNTGGLMKIYEGVVFIAQKTDATILPIIINGSKFTHFSRMSKTFPKRIFTQINITYFEPFKIKFDETKTNKQKRYEGAQFLQTKMQNLIFKSRTKRDIFEEFLYAKKIYGCKFKIAEDIKGVYSYKDILTMSLILGKVCVKLTKNEKRIGIIMPNMIVTLGLIFGLISKGKTPTMINFTSGVSNMQNAINAANLKFIITSKNFLKTTKLEEKINSLTNIKILYIEDFKEHINIFDKIWLIFFERNFIHLTYKKQDPNNEAAVLFTSGSEGKPKGVSLSHNAFLANIYQINSVISITNEDKMLNSLPLFHSFGLNAGGFLPILSGTKLFLYISPLHYKIIPEISYDSNATILIATNTFLGNYAKKAHVYDFHKLKFVICGAEKLSKNVKELWLEKFGIRILEGYGTTETAPIISVNTPLAYKIDSVGKVLPGIEIKLEDIEGIKYGGILYVKCENIMSGYLKDTNPGILEKQNEWYKTGDIVKIDEDGFLHIVGRVKCFAKIAGEMIGLEEIEKLATKISPNFIHAVISIKDEKKGESLILFTTDEKLSRNEILNTTKQNGLSELYIPKKVIYIKEIPLLSTGKTDYVALSNIYFD; encoded by the coding sequence ATGAAAACCATATTTTATTTACTATGTAAATTTTTATACAACATAAAAATTTATGGAAAATTTGAAACCAAAAAACCAACTATAATAATCTCAAACCATCAATCTCTTTTAGATGGTGCTTTGCTTTGGGCTATTTTGCCAAATAAACCACTTTTTCTCATAAATACAACTATGGCAAATAAAAAAATCGTTAAATTTTTTATACATTTTTGTGATTATATCACTATAGATCAACTAAATCCGATGTCTTTAAAAAGCGTCATACAAACTATAAATACCACATCAAGACCGATTGTTATTTTTCCAGAAGGTAGAGTAACAAATACCGGCGGACTTATGAAAATATACGAAGGAGTAGTATTTATAGCCCAAAAAACTGACGCCACAATTTTGCCAATCATAATAAACGGAAGCAAATTTACACATTTTTCAAGGATGTCAAAAACATTTCCAAAACGAATTTTTACACAAATTAACATAACATATTTCGAGCCATTTAAAATCAAATTTGATGAAACAAAGACAAATAAGCAAAAAAGATATGAAGGGGCGCAATTTTTACAAACAAAAATGCAAAATTTGATTTTCAAATCACGCACAAAAAGAGATATTTTCGAAGAATTTTTATATGCTAAAAAAATTTATGGTTGCAAATTTAAAATAGCTGAGGATATAAAAGGTGTGTATTCATACAAAGATATTTTAACAATGAGCCTTATTTTAGGTAAAGTATGCGTAAAACTAACTAAAAATGAAAAACGAATTGGCATAATTATGCCAAATATGATAGTCACTTTAGGACTCATTTTCGGACTTATTTCAAAAGGAAAAACACCTACAATGATAAATTTCACATCAGGTGTTTCAAATATGCAAAATGCTATAAATGCTGCAAATTTAAAATTTATAATAACATCAAAAAATTTTTTAAAAACTACAAAACTAGAAGAAAAAATAAACAGCTTAACAAACATAAAAATACTTTATATAGAAGATTTTAAAGAGCATATAAATATTTTTGATAAAATTTGGCTTATATTTTTTGAGAGAAATTTTATACATCTAACATACAAAAAGCAAGATCCAAATAACGAAGCTGCCGTGCTTTTTACATCAGGAAGTGAAGGAAAACCAAAAGGAGTTAGCCTTAGTCACAATGCATTTTTGGCAAATATTTATCAAATAAATTCGGTCATAAGTATCACAAATGAGGATAAAATGCTAAATTCCTTACCACTTTTTCACTCATTTGGATTAAATGCCGGAGGGTTTTTGCCTATATTAAGCGGAACTAAGCTGTTTTTATATATTTCACCACTTCATTATAAAATAATTCCAGAAATTTCATATGATTCAAACGCAACTATACTCATAGCTACAAACACATTTTTAGGAAATTATGCTAAAAAAGCCCATGTATACGACTTTCATAAATTAAAATTTGTGATATGTGGAGCAGAAAAACTCTCTAAAAATGTCAAAGAACTATGGTTAGAAAAATTTGGCATACGAATTTTAGAAGGTTATGGCACGACAGAAACCGCACCTATAATATCCGTAAATACACCACTTGCTTACAAAATTGATTCGGTAGGCAAGGTTTTACCAGGGATTGAAATCAAACTTGAAGATATAGAGGGAATTAAATATGGCGGTATTTTGTATGTAAAATGCGAAAACATTATGAGTGGATATTTAAAAGATACAAATCCTGGCATACTTGAAAAACAAAATGAGTGGTATAAAACTGGAGATATCGTAAAAATAGACGAAGATGGATTTTTGCATATCGTAGGAAGAGTTAAATGCTTTGCAAAAATAGCTGGAGAAATGATTGGACTTGAAGAAATCGAAAAATTAGCAACAAAAATATCGCCAAATTTTATACATGCTGTAATTAGTATAAAAGATGAAAAAAAGGGTGAATCTTTGATACTATTTACAACAGATGAAAAACTAAGTAGAAATGAAATATTAAATACAACAAAACAAAATGGCTTAAGCGAACTTTATATACCAAAAAAAGTTATTTATATCAAAGAAATTCCACTCTTAAGCACTGGAAAAACTGATTATGTTGCTTTAAGCAATATATATTTTGATTAA
- a CDS encoding BCCT family transporter — protein sequence MNFKFKRKYNPPVFYTSVIIIALIIAITTIFPKFTLEKLKLAQEYLTVNFGWFYVLSMTIIFFVVVFLGISRFGKIKLGPDHSKPDYANGSWFAMLFAAGMGIGLMFFGVGEPLMHYLAPPSGDPRTIEAAKKAMNITFFHWGLNAWAVYGIVAIILAFFAYRHNLPLTLRSAFYPIIGNKIYGKFGDAIDVFAVIATLFGVTTSLGYGVLQVNSGFNYLFGMPISNVSQVLLIFAITIGVTLSATSGVDKGIKLLSNTNMVLAVLFAIFILILGETSTLLKSLIENTGTYISSFIGDTFNLYAYEKQNDSWIGGWTILYWTWWISWSPFVGLFIARISRGRTIREFVIGVLFVPAGFTLIWMTVFGNSAINLVNGGFEQLAIMVNKDISLALFIFLEQFPLTLILAFIAVFMIILFFITSADSAAMVIDMLCSKGEDKTPKWQKVFWCALTGILAAALLYTGGLDALQTMTIVSALPLTLAMLGSIYGLLKALRIDSEKKYTQSVANLPTTIGSTKSWQERLQAIIDTPDKNEAKDFLIDIIQPAFSEISEIFNKNSLNPKIHKDVNKSKIALEIDLGDEQNFIYGVKLIETNSPDYAMSDSYYRAEVFLKEGGQDYDIIGWSKASVINDIIEQYRRHMHFLHKTR from the coding sequence ATGAATTTTAAATTTAAAAGAAAATACAATCCACCAGTTTTTTATACTTCTGTTATAATCATAGCCTTGATTATAGCAATAACAACTATTTTCCCAAAATTTACACTTGAAAAATTAAAACTTGCACAAGAGTATTTAACTGTAAATTTTGGCTGGTTTTATGTTTTAAGCATGACTATTATATTTTTTGTTGTTGTATTTTTAGGAATTTCAAGATTTGGTAAAATAAAATTAGGACCTGATCATTCAAAGCCAGATTATGCAAACGGTTCATGGTTTGCAATGCTTTTTGCTGCAGGAATGGGTATAGGTTTAATGTTTTTTGGCGTAGGAGAACCTTTAATGCACTATCTTGCACCGCCAAGTGGAGATCCAAGAACCATTGAAGCAGCAAAAAAAGCCATGAATATAACATTTTTTCACTGGGGATTAAACGCTTGGGCGGTATATGGTATAGTTGCAATTATACTTGCATTTTTTGCATATAGACACAATCTTCCTTTAACTCTTAGATCGGCTTTTTATCCAATAATTGGCAATAAAATATATGGAAAATTTGGAGATGCTATAGATGTATTTGCAGTTATTGCAACACTTTTTGGTGTTACAACATCTCTTGGATATGGCGTTTTACAAGTAAATTCGGGCTTTAACTATCTTTTTGGTATGCCAATAAGTAATGTTTCTCAAGTCTTGTTAATCTTTGCAATAACTATAGGAGTTACACTTTCAGCAACAAGCGGTGTAGATAAAGGCATAAAATTACTTAGTAATACAAATATGGTTTTGGCTGTTTTATTTGCTATTTTCATATTAATCTTAGGCGAAACTAGCACGCTTTTAAAATCTCTAATAGAAAATACTGGCACATATATCTCATCTTTTATAGGAGATACATTTAATCTTTATGCATATGAAAAACAAAACGATAGCTGGATTGGTGGCTGGACTATACTTTACTGGACTTGGTGGATTTCTTGGTCGCCATTTGTTGGACTTTTTATAGCAAGAATTTCAAGAGGTAGAACAATAAGAGAATTTGTTATTGGGGTTTTATTTGTTCCTGCTGGCTTTACGCTTATTTGGATGACTGTTTTTGGAAATAGTGCTATAAATTTGGTAAATGGTGGTTTTGAACAACTTGCCATTATGGTAAATAAAGATATATCACTAGCATTATTTATATTCTTAGAACAATTTCCGCTAACTTTAATTTTGGCATTTATTGCAGTTTTTATGATAATTTTATTTTTCATTACTTCTGCTGATTCAGCTGCTATGGTTATAGATATGCTATGTTCAAAAGGTGAAGATAAAACCCCAAAATGGCAAAAAGTATTTTGGTGTGCATTAACCGGAATTCTAGCTGCTGCTTTACTTTATACAGGTGGGCTTGATGCTCTTCAAACAATGACTATTGTTTCAGCACTTCCACTAACTTTAGCTATGCTTGGGTCCATTTATGGACTTTTAAAAGCTTTAAGAATAGATTCTGAGAAAAAATATACTCAAAGCGTTGCAAATTTGCCAACAACCATAGGAAGCACAAAAAGTTGGCAAGAAAGACTTCAAGCTATCATTGATACCCCTGATAAAAATGAAGCAAAAGATTTTTTAATAGACATAATACAGCCAGCTTTTAGTGAAATTTCTGAAATTTTTAATAAAAACTCTCTTAATCCAAAAATACATAAAGATGTTAATAAATCAAAAATAGCTTTAGAAATAGATTTAGGCGATGAACAAAATTTTATTTATGGCGTAAAGCTTATAGAAACAAATTCACCTGATTATGCTATGAGTGATAGTTACTATAGAGCTGAAGTGTTTTTAAAAGAAGGCGGACAAGATTATGACATTATAGGATGGAGTAAAGCATCAGTAATAAATGATATTATAGAACAATACAGGCGACATATGCATTTTTTACATAAAACAAGATAA
- a CDS encoding SIMPL domain-containing protein encodes MKLKIIAFIIMASQIFAFANNYINQKNIVVYGQGELKVEPDMAIIDFIISSKGDTSQEAKTQNNKLSDKVKKIIYKSNIQKQNVKIKNNVIMPQNIYDDNGKIEKTFYMASQNVEITLTDISKESEFLDTLTNIGIKDITTKYQKSDIEQQVDLAMKEAINYAISKAKNMTSSANVTLGDILEIEEIQVSPVYRSYRISTVAQSQQNLNGNDGVIDINAKVRIKFAIK; translated from the coding sequence ATGAAACTAAAAATTATAGCTTTTATTATCATGGCTTCACAAATTTTTGCTTTTGCGAATAATTACATAAATCAAAAAAATATCGTTGTTTATGGGCAAGGAGAGTTAAAAGTAGAGCCAGATATGGCTATTATCGATTTTATAATCTCTTCAAAAGGTGATACATCTCAAGAAGCAAAAACACAAAATAACAAACTTTCAGATAAAGTAAAAAAAATAATCTATAAAAGCAATATCCAAAAACAAAATGTAAAAATAAAAAACAATGTAATTATGCCACAAAATATATATGATGATAATGGAAAAATAGAAAAAACATTTTATATGGCGTCTCAAAATGTTGAAATTACACTTACAGACATATCCAAAGAAAGCGAATTTTTAGACACATTAACAAATATAGGCATAAAAGATATTACTACAAAATATCAAAAATCAGACATTGAGCAACAAGTTGATTTAGCTATGAAAGAGGCGATAAACTATGCTATATCAAAAGCCAAAAATATGACTAGCAGTGCTAATGTTACGCTTGGAGATATACTAGAAATCGAAGAAATTCAAGTAAGTCCAGTTTATAGGTCTTATAGAATTTCAACTGTTGCACAATCGCAGCAAAATTTAAATGGAAATGATGGAGTTATAGATATAAACGCCAAAGTTAGAATTAAATTTGCTATAAAATAG
- the lepA gene encoding translation elongation factor 4 gives MKNIRNFSIIAHIDHGKSTLADRIISECGAVSDRQMSAQLMDTMDIEKERGITIKAQSVRLTYKYNNEEYILNLIDTPGHVDFSYEVSRSLASCEGALLIVDASQGVQAQTIANVYIALENNLEIIPVLNKIDLPAADPQKVKNEIEHIIGLDCEGAIEVSAKTGIGIKELIQTIIEKIPPPKTDDEAPLKALIYDSWFDSYLGALALVRIYDGVIKKGDIVYVMGTSKKHEVLDLMFPHPLLPIKTKEITSGEVGIVVLGLKNVSDVSVGDTITLATNKAAKPISGFQKAKPFVFAGIYPIDTDKFEDLRDALDKLKLNDSSISYEPETSIALGFGFRVGFLGLLHMEVIKERLEREFKLDLIATAPTVTYEIYKTDGSLVKMENPSDMPPVNEIETIKEPYVKSTIITPSEFLGNIITLLNTRRGIQTKMDYITPSRVLLEYEIPTNEIIMDFYDKLKSCTKGYASFDYEPIDYRAGNLVKLDIKVAGETVDALSIIVPNEKALSKGRDFVKAMKEIVPRQLFEVAIQASIGNKIIARETVKSMGKNVTAKCYGGDITRKRKLLEKQKEGKKRMKAIGKVTLPQEAFLSVLKID, from the coding sequence ATGAAAAATATAAGAAATTTTAGCATCATAGCACATATTGACCATGGTAAAAGCACACTCGCAGATAGAATTATAAGCGAGTGCGGAGCTGTTAGCGATAGGCAGATGAGCGCTCAACTCATGGATACAATGGATATAGAAAAAGAACGTGGAATAACCATAAAAGCACAATCAGTTCGTCTTACATATAAATATAACAATGAAGAATATATTTTAAATTTAATAGACACTCCAGGGCATGTAGATTTTAGCTACGAAGTTTCAAGATCTCTAGCAAGTTGTGAGGGTGCTTTGCTTATAGTTGATGCAAGTCAAGGTGTGCAAGCCCAAACTATCGCAAATGTTTATATTGCACTTGAAAATAACCTTGAAATCATACCGGTTTTAAACAAAATCGATCTTCCAGCAGCAGATCCACAAAAAGTCAAAAATGAAATAGAACATATCATAGGACTTGATTGTGAGGGTGCAATTGAAGTTAGTGCAAAAACAGGAATTGGTATAAAAGAGTTGATACAGACAATAATTGAAAAAATTCCACCTCCAAAAACAGATGATGAAGCACCACTAAAAGCTTTAATTTATGATAGCTGGTTTGATAGCTATTTAGGAGCTTTGGCGCTAGTTAGAATTTATGATGGTGTTATTAAAAAAGGTGATATAGTTTATGTTATGGGAACTAGTAAAAAACATGAAGTTTTAGACCTTATGTTTCCTCATCCGCTCTTGCCAATAAAAACAAAAGAAATTACAAGCGGGGAAGTTGGTATAGTAGTTTTAGGACTGAAAAATGTAAGTGATGTAAGCGTTGGCGATACGATAACTTTGGCTACAAATAAGGCTGCTAAACCAATAAGCGGTTTTCAAAAGGCAAAACCTTTTGTTTTTGCAGGAATTTATCCGATAGATACGGACAAATTTGAAGATCTTCGCGATGCATTAGACAAACTAAAACTAAATGATAGTTCCATTAGCTACGAACCTGAAACATCAATAGCACTTGGTTTTGGCTTTCGTGTAGGATTTTTAGGACTTCTTCATATGGAAGTTATAAAAGAAAGACTAGAAAGAGAATTTAAGCTAGATCTTATCGCAACTGCACCAACAGTAACTTATGAAATTTATAAAACAGATGGAAGTCTTGTAAAGATGGAAAATCCAAGCGATATGCCGCCAGTTAATGAGATAGAGACCATAAAAGAACCATATGTAAAATCTACTATCATAACTCCAAGTGAGTTTTTAGGAAATATTATCACACTTTTAAATACACGCCGTGGAATACAAACTAAAATGGACTATATCACGCCAAGTCGCGTTTTGCTTGAGTATGAAATACCAACAAATGAAATTATAATGGATTTTTATGATAAATTAAAATCTTGCACTAAAGGTTATGCAAGTTTTGATTACGAACCGATTGATTATAGAGCTGGAAATTTGGTAAAACTTGATATAAAAGTTGCAGGAGAAACGGTGGACGCACTTTCCATAATAGTTCCAAACGAAAAAGCTTTAAGCAAAGGAAGAGACTTTGTAAAAGCTATGAAAGAAATAGTTCCAAGACAGCTTTTTGAGGTAGCCATACAAGCAAGTATTGGAAATAAAATCATAGCAAGAGAAACAGTTAAATCAATGGGTAAAAATGTAACTGCAAAGTGCTATGGTGGCGATATTACGCGTAAAAGAAAGCTTCTTGAAAAGCAAAAAGAAGGTAAAAAAAGAATGAAAGCCATAGGAAAAGTCACACTTCCTCAAGAAGCATTTTTGAGTGTGCTTAAGATTGATTAA
- a CDS encoding 2-hydroxymuconate tautomerase family protein gives MNIKVTKEKREQKELLIKGVTNLVSEILDRNKASTVVIIDEINNDNYGLGGKI, from the coding sequence ATAAACATAAAAGTCACTAAAGAAAAGAGGGAACAAAAAGAGCTTTTGATAAAAGGTGTTACAAATTTAGTAAGTGAAATTTTAGATAGAAACAAAGCTTCGACTGTAGTTATAATAGATGAGATAAATAATGATAACTATGGGCTTGGTGGCAAAATATAA
- a CDS encoding YajG family lipoprotein: protein MKKVFSFILLLLFFIGCSQKGTVIMLQPYTNSGNQSKINKEIFISKINDLRKNKGVIATILDSQGSTKEYVMLQNNLASWIDSSLRSELASRGANISPNGTRVEVDILSLNATLQGYAKDNLKAEAKFEARIYKDDGTIITKHVSQSQSKFAPIHTGGAFDPFIWELLRDLVTKTANQILVQ, encoded by the coding sequence ATGAAAAAAGTTTTTTCTTTTATTTTACTTTTGTTGTTTTTTATTGGTTGTTCTCAAAAAGGAACAGTTATAATGCTCCAGCCTTATACAAACTCTGGAAATCAAAGCAAAATCAACAAAGAAATATTTATATCTAAGATAAATGATTTAAGAAAAAACAAAGGCGTCATAGCCACTATACTAGACTCGCAAGGCTCTACAAAAGAGTATGTTATGCTTCAAAATAATCTAGCTAGTTGGATAGACTCATCTCTACGCTCAGAACTTGCAAGTAGAGGTGCAAATATATCTCCAAATGGCACAAGAGTTGAAGTTGATATACTTAGCTTAAACGCGACTTTACAAGGTTACGCAAAAGACAATCTAAAAGCCGAAGCTAAATTTGAAGCGAGAATTTATAAAGATGATGGCACAATAATAACAAAACATGTTTCGCAATCTCAAAGCAAATTTGCACCAATCCATACAGGTGGTGCGTTTGATCCGTTTATTTGGGAGCTTTTAAGAGATCTTGTGACAAAAACTGCAAATCAAATTTTAGTTCAATGA
- a CDS encoding ComF family protein: MRCLNCERFSFSYFCNDCKRILSECTLHKRIVNSNLDVYSFYFYSEIKKLIHSKHKFYGSFIYSRLAKFSFYKFGINFSYPYKVNAIALDDSVNGDYSQVAILLKALKSKNIKPIYGALKATSEVKYSGKSLAYRQTHKRKYILKKDITSPVILVDDIITTGESMKQAREVLSKNGVEVLFGLTLANVEF; encoded by the coding sequence ATGAGATGTCTAAACTGCGAAAGATTTAGCTTTTCGTATTTTTGCAATGATTGCAAAAGAATCCTTAGCGAATGCACTCTACACAAAAGAATTGTTAACTCAAATTTAGATGTGTATTCGTTTTATTTTTATAGTGAAATAAAAAAACTCATCCATTCAAAACATAAATTCTATGGCTCCTTTATATATTCTAGGTTAGCTAAATTTAGTTTTTATAAATTTGGTATAAATTTCTCATATCCATATAAAGTAAACGCTATAGCCTTAGATGATAGCGTAAATGGAGACTATTCACAAGTTGCAATTTTGCTAAAAGCATTAAAAAGCAAAAATATCAAACCAATTTATGGTGCTTTAAAAGCAACATCTGAAGTAAAGTACAGCGGAAAAAGCTTGGCTTATAGACAAACTCACAAAAGAAAATATATTTTAAAAAAAGATATAACTAGTCCAGTAATCTTAGTGGATGACATCATAACCACTGGTGAAAGTATGAAGCAAGCAAGAGAAGTTCTTTCAAAAAATGGCGTAGAAGTACTTTTTGGCTTAACACTTGCAAATGTTGAGTTTTAA